Proteins from a genomic interval of Cottoperca gobio chromosome 8, fCotGob3.1, whole genome shotgun sequence:
- the mlx gene encoding max-like protein X — translation MTDPTTSPEDHWKTDGAFSDSGFDPSFFAETPRKGSVVSRANSIGSTSASSVPNTDDEDSDYRHETSYKDSYKDRRRQAHTQAEQKRRDAIKKGYEDLQFIVPTCQQQSEFAVGAQKISKATVLQKTIDYIHFLHKEKKKQEEEVSVLRKEVMALKIMKTNYEHIVKAHQNNPQQGEDQVSDQVKFNIFQSIMDSLFQSFSNSVSVSSFKELSACVFSWIEEHCEPQTLREFVVGVLRQLNGQLY, via the exons atgacgGACCCGACAACTTCACCAGAGGATCACTGGAAA ACAGACGGGGCGTTCAGCGACAGTGGCTTTGACCCTA GTTTCTTTGCAGAAACGCCCAGAAAGGGTTCAGTTGTGTCCCGTGCCAACAGCATCGGCTCGACAAGCGCCTCTTCAGTACCAAATACAG ATGATGAAGACAGTGACTACAGACATGAGACGTCCTACAAGGACTCGTATAAAGATCGACGGAGACAAGCGCACACACAGGCTGAGCAGAAGCGCAGGGATGCTATCAAG AAAGGCTACGAGGACCTCCAGTTCATAGTACCCACCTGCCAGCAGCAGTCTGAATTTGCAGTGGGAGCACAGAAGATCAGCAAGGCAACTGTGCTACAGAAAA CAATCGACTATATCCATTTTCttcataaagaaaagaaaaagcaagagGAGGAAGTTTCTGTGCTACGGAAAGAAGTGATGGCGCTGAAAATCATGAAAAC GAACTATGAGCACATAGTGAAGGCCCACCAGAACAACCCACAGCAGGGAGAGGATCAGGTGTCTGACCAGGTCAAGTTCAACATCTTTCAGAGCATCATGGACTCCCTGTTCCAGTCTTTCAGCAATTCTGTTTCAGTGAGCAGTTTCAAAGAACTGTCCGCCTGCGTTTTCAGCTGGATTGAGGAGCACTGCGAGCCACAG ACGCTGAGGGAGTTTGTCGTTGGAGTGCTCCGGCAGCTCAATGGTCAGCTTTATTGA
- the psmc3ip gene encoding homologous-pairing protein 2 homolog yields the protein MSKKDNGATLILAYLNEKNRPYSAQDVFCNLQKQHGFGKTAVVKAMELLALEGKMKEKTYGKQKIYFADQSQFKDVNDTDLKAMDSQISQLSADVQSLTQSCRQLDAESKELSSSLTTEEMKSEIQELKVECSGYRARMEKIKSATNHITPEEKEKVYKDRSVYVKEWKKRKRLASDMMNAILEGYPKSKKQFLEEVGVETDEDCKVVVPST from the exons ATGAGTAAAAAGGATAACG GCGCGACACTCATCCTTGCATATCTGAATGAGAAGAACCGACCGTACAGTGCTCAGGATGTGTTTTGCAATTTACAAAAGCAGCATGGATTTGGCAAAACG GCAGTGGTCAAAGCCATGGAGCTGCTGGCTCTAGAGGGCAAGATGAAGGAGAAAACGTATGGCAAGCAAAAGATTTATTTTGCTGATCAG TCTCAGTTCAAAGATGTGAATGATACAGACCTGAAGGCGATGGACTCTCAGATTTCACAGCTCAGTGCAGACGTGCAGTCCCTCACCCAGAGCTGCAGACAGCTGGACGCAG AGTCGAAGGAGCTCAGCAGCTCCCTGACAACAGAGGAGATGAAGTCAGAGATCCAGGAGCTGAAAGTGGAGTGTTCAGGGTACAGAGCGCGTATGGAGAAGATAAAGTCGGCCACAAATCACATCACACccgaagagaaagagaag GTTTACAAAGACCGTAGTGTTTACGTGAAAGagtggaagaagaggaagagattg GCTTCAGACATGATGAATGCGATCCTGGAAGGGTACCCTAAGAGCAAAAAGCAGTTTCTG GAGGAAGTTGGAGTCGAGACTGATGAGGACTGTAAGGTGGTTGTTCCAAGTACTTGA
- the retreg3 gene encoding reticulophagy regulator 3 isoform X1 — protein MAHIEGMDDVPVDDGSAQQGSSVCMRSRPCSSERDGQVRAVKAALQSRLGPYEPVLTYLQSVLVWERPVQCVLLYTVVNVVFWFFALTSLRLLFLLAAGLAVIVSVDTWRNKIWPEIRVRNLDESENESWGLVQPGILSVPELCHHISEAWVSGAVLASSAVQFKRLNPGKFCVLTCGVFTCLATVGRCIPGLALSYSAVWATLLAPLGAYHRVFQYVCVKLDPVLQRLDFSVCGYMMSKPIDNQFLRRPLRGAGEDSDSEEELAAFCPTFDDAIVAKELALTDSEHSDAEVSYTDNGTFNLSRGQTPLTEGSEDFDRHSDAEESFAQDLPDFPSINPDATLMDDDDDTSMDLPSLALSALVSHRASMLDVDSHLDSDQEDLDEELSLSGLPPASDFAGDLAGVIASNMIQAALAGALQPRPSATRRREGPPRAGTHRSYRKQSSSELDTDLDGEDFEMLDQSELNQMDPLGGGGGSRRGESQGSNFLSSFLGKPQ, from the exons ATGGCGCATATTGAGGGAATGGATGATGTACCCGTGGATGATGGCTCTGCCCAGCAGGGGTCTAGTGTCTGCATGCGAAGTCGACCATGCTCCAGCGAGAGAGACGGTCAGGTACGGGCTGTCAAAGCTGCTCTTCAGTCCAGGTTGGGGCCCTACGAGCCCGTCCTGACCTACCTACAGTCCGTCCTAGTGTGGGAAAGACCCGTGCAGTGTGTTCTCCTCTACACTGTGGTCAACGTTGTGTTCTG GTTCTTCGCCCTGACCTCTCTGCGCCTGCTGTTCCTGCTGGCTGCTGGTCTGGCTGTGATTGTCAGTGTTGATACCTGGAGAAATAAGATCTGGCCTGAGATTAGAG TCAGAAACCTGGACGAATCAGAAAACGAGAG ctgggGTCTGGTGCAGCCTGGCATCCTCAGTGTGCCTGAACTGTGCCACCACATCTCTGAGGCCTGGGTCAGTGGCGCTGTCCTCGCATccagtgcagtgcagttcaAACGACTCAACCCCGGCAAG TTCTGCGTCCTGACCTGTGGGGTGTTCACCTGCTTGGCTACGGTTGGACGCTGCATTCCTGGATTGGCGCTCTCCTACTCTGCTG tGTGGGCGACTCTGCTGGCTCCTCTGGGAGCCTATCACAGGGTgtttcagtatgtgtgtgtgaagctggaTCCCGTCCTGCAGCGACTGGACTTCAGTGTTTGTGGATACATGATGTCAAAGCCTATTGATAATCAGT TCCTGCGGAGGCCTCTCCGTGGTGCAGGGGAAGACAGTGATAGTGAGGAGGAGCTGGCTGCTTTCTGCCCAacc TTTGATGACGCTATTGTTGCGAAGGAACTTGCTCTGACTGATTCTGAGCACTCTGACGCTGAGGTGTCCTACACTGATAATGGAACATTTAACCTATCGCGAGGCCAGACGCCGCTCACAGAGGGCTCTGAAG ATTTTGACAGACACAGTGACGCTGAGGAATCCTTCGCCCAAGACCTCCCAGACTTCCCCTCCATAAACCCGGACGCCACTTTGATGGATGACGACGATGACACGAGCATGGATCTACCTAGTCTGGCTCTGTCTGCGCTCGTTAGTCACCGGGCTTCAATGCTGGATGTAGATTCTCATCTGGACTCTGATCAGGAGGATCTGGATGAAGAACTTTCTCTCAGCGGCCTGCCACCTGCCTCTGATTTCGCCGGAGACTTGGCCGGAGTCATCGCCAGCAACATGATCCAGGCAGCGCTGGCCGGGGCGTTGCAACCTCGGCCTTCTGCTACCCGGCGCAGAGAAGGCCCTCCCAGGGCCGGAACCCACCGAAGCTACCGTAAGCAGTCCAGCTCCGAGCTGGACACAGACTTGGACGGAGAGGACTTTGAAATGCTGGATCAGTCTGAACTGAACCAGATGGATCCCctcggaggaggagggggttcTAGACGGGGAGAGAGCCAGGGGTCTAACTTCTTGTCTAGCTTTCTGGGTAAACCAcagtaa
- the retreg3 gene encoding reticulophagy regulator 3 isoform X2, with protein sequence MAHIEGMDDVPVDDGSAQQGSSVCMRSRPCSSERDGQVRAVKAALQSRLGPYEPVLTYLQSVLVWERPVQCVLLYTVVNVVFWFFALTSLRLLFLLAAGLAVIVSVDTWRNKIWPEIRVRNLDESENESWGLVQPGILSVPELCHHISEAWVSGAVLASSAVQFKRLNPGKFDDAIVAKELALTDSEHSDAEVSYTDNGTFNLSRGQTPLTEGSEDFDRHSDAEESFAQDLPDFPSINPDATLMDDDDDTSMDLPSLALSALVSHRASMLDVDSHLDSDQEDLDEELSLSGLPPASDFAGDLAGVIASNMIQAALAGALQPRPSATRRREGPPRAGTHRSYRKQSSSELDTDLDGEDFEMLDQSELNQMDPLGGGGGSRRGESQGSNFLSSFLGKPQ encoded by the exons ATGGCGCATATTGAGGGAATGGATGATGTACCCGTGGATGATGGCTCTGCCCAGCAGGGGTCTAGTGTCTGCATGCGAAGTCGACCATGCTCCAGCGAGAGAGACGGTCAGGTACGGGCTGTCAAAGCTGCTCTTCAGTCCAGGTTGGGGCCCTACGAGCCCGTCCTGACCTACCTACAGTCCGTCCTAGTGTGGGAAAGACCCGTGCAGTGTGTTCTCCTCTACACTGTGGTCAACGTTGTGTTCTG GTTCTTCGCCCTGACCTCTCTGCGCCTGCTGTTCCTGCTGGCTGCTGGTCTGGCTGTGATTGTCAGTGTTGATACCTGGAGAAATAAGATCTGGCCTGAGATTAGAG TCAGAAACCTGGACGAATCAGAAAACGAGAG ctgggGTCTGGTGCAGCCTGGCATCCTCAGTGTGCCTGAACTGTGCCACCACATCTCTGAGGCCTGGGTCAGTGGCGCTGTCCTCGCATccagtgcagtgcagttcaAACGACTCAACCCCGGCAAG TTTGATGACGCTATTGTTGCGAAGGAACTTGCTCTGACTGATTCTGAGCACTCTGACGCTGAGGTGTCCTACACTGATAATGGAACATTTAACCTATCGCGAGGCCAGACGCCGCTCACAGAGGGCTCTGAAG ATTTTGACAGACACAGTGACGCTGAGGAATCCTTCGCCCAAGACCTCCCAGACTTCCCCTCCATAAACCCGGACGCCACTTTGATGGATGACGACGATGACACGAGCATGGATCTACCTAGTCTGGCTCTGTCTGCGCTCGTTAGTCACCGGGCTTCAATGCTGGATGTAGATTCTCATCTGGACTCTGATCAGGAGGATCTGGATGAAGAACTTTCTCTCAGCGGCCTGCCACCTGCCTCTGATTTCGCCGGAGACTTGGCCGGAGTCATCGCCAGCAACATGATCCAGGCAGCGCTGGCCGGGGCGTTGCAACCTCGGCCTTCTGCTACCCGGCGCAGAGAAGGCCCTCCCAGGGCCGGAACCCACCGAAGCTACCGTAAGCAGTCCAGCTCCGAGCTGGACACAGACTTGGACGGAGAGGACTTTGAAATGCTGGATCAGTCTGAACTGAACCAGATGGATCCCctcggaggaggagggggttcTAGACGGGGAGAGAGCCAGGGGTCTAACTTCTTGTCTAGCTTTCTGGGTAAACCAcagtaa
- the tubg1 gene encoding LOW QUALITY PROTEIN: tubulin gamma-1 chain (The sequence of the model RefSeq protein was modified relative to this genomic sequence to represent the inferred CDS: deleted 1 base in 1 codon) — translation MPREIITLQLGQCGNQIGFEFWKQLCAEHGISPEGIVEEFATEGTDRKDVFFYQADDEHYIPRAVLLDLEPRVIHSILNSPYANLYNPENIYLSEHGGGAGNNWASGYSQGKKIQEDIFDIIDREADGSDSLEGFVLCHSIAGGTGSGLGSYLLEKLNDRYPKKLVQTYSVFPNQDEMSDVVVQPYNSLLTLKRLTQNADCVVVLDNTALNRIATDRLHIQNPSFSQINQLVSTIMSASTTTLRYPGYMNNDLIGLIASLIPTPRLHFLMTGYTPLTTDQSVASVRKTTVLDVMRRLLQPKNVMVSTGREKQPSHCYIAILNIIQGEVDPTQVHKSLQRIRERKLASFIPWGPASIQVALSRKSPYLPSAHRVSGLMMANHTSISSLFERTCRQYDKLRKRKAFLEQFRKEDIFKDNFDELDDSREVVQQLIDEYSAATRPDYISWGTQEQ, via the exons ATGCCGCGAGAAATCATAACGCTCCAGCTTGGACAATGTGGAAATCAAA TTGGTTTTGAGTTTTGGAAGCAGCTGTGTGCAGAGCATGGCATCAGTCCGGAGGGGATTGTGGAGGAGTTTGCGACTGAAGGGACCGACAGGAAGGATGTTTTCTTCTATCAG GCTGACGATGAGCACTACATCCCCCGCGCAGTTCTCCTGGATCTGGAGCCGAGGGTGATCCACTCCATCCTCAACTCTCCTTACGCCAACCTGTACAACCCAGAGAACATCTACCTCTCTGAGCACGGTGGAGGTGCTGGCAACAACTGGGCTAGTGGATATTCACAG GGCAAAAAAATCCAAGAAGACATCTTTGACATCATTGACCGGGAGGCAGATGGCAGTGACAGTCTGGAG GGATTCGTCCTGTGTCATTCCATCGCTGGGGGAACGGGCTCGGGTCTGGGATCCTATCTGCTGGAGAAACTCAACGAcag GTACCCAAAGAAGCTGGTGCAGACTTACTCTGTTTTTCCAAACCAGGATGAGATGAGCGACGTGGTCGTTCAGCCGTACAACTCTCTGCTCACCCTGAAGAGGCTCACGCAGAACGCAGACTGCGtg GTGGTGTTGGATAACACGGCTCTGAATCGCATCGCCACGGACCGGCTGCATATCCAGAACCCCTCGTTCTCCCAGATCAATCAGCTG GTTTCCACCATCATGTCTGCGAGCACAACCACGCTGCGTTACCCGGGCTACATGAACAACGACCTTATTGGCCTGATTGCGTCGCTCATCCCGACACCCCGCCTCCACTTCCTTATGACTGGCTACACACCTCTTACCACTGACCAGTCG GTTGCCAGCGTGAGGAAAACCACAGTGCTGGATGTGATGAGGAGGCTCCTGCAACCCAAGAACGTGATGGTGTCGACGGGAAGAGAGAAGCAGCCGAGCCACTGCTACATCGCCATCCTGAACATCATCCAGGGCGAGGTCGACCCCACACAG GTGCATAAAAGCCTCCAAAGGATCCGGGAGCGTAAACTTGCCAGCTTCATTCCCTGGGGTCCCGCCAGCATCCAGGTGGCTTTGTCCAGGAAGTCCCCGTACCTGCCCTCGGCCCACCGAGTCAGCGGCCTGATGATGGCCAACCACACCAGTATCTCCTCT CTGTTCGAGCGGACGTGCCGGCAGTACGACAAACTGCGTAAGCGT AAGGCCTTCCTGGAGCAGTTCCGCAAAGAGGACATATTCAAGGACAACTTTGACGAGCTGGACGACTCTCGGGAAGTGGTCCAGCAGCTGATAGACGAGTACAGCGCCGCCACGCGGCCAGACTACATTTCCTGGGGCACGCAAGAACAGTGA